The proteins below come from a single Roseiflexus sp. RS-1 genomic window:
- a CDS encoding universal stress protein, giving the protein MFRNILVAVDGSPLSSRAIDVAVDIARHYNAKLCLLHAFPHVSDLLGTPEYERLLETRMLIGQSLIEAARTQVGDQVEVDVQLLEGPPAQAILRVAEEENFDLIVMGSRGHSPLVGLLLGSVSSTVAQRARCPVLIVH; this is encoded by the coding sequence ATGTTCCGCAACATTCTTGTCGCTGTTGACGGCTCACCCTTGTCGTCGCGGGCAATCGACGTAGCAGTCGATATTGCAAGGCATTACAACGCAAAACTGTGTCTGCTCCATGCATTCCCGCACGTTTCCGATCTTCTTGGGACACCCGAATACGAACGCCTGCTCGAAACGCGCATGCTGATCGGTCAGTCGCTGATCGAGGCTGCGCGCACCCAGGTGGGCGATCAGGTGGAGGTTGATGTGCAGTTGCTGGAAGGACCGCCCGCACAGGCGATCCTGCGCGTCGCGGAGGAGGAGAACTTCGATCTTATCGTGATGGGATCACGCGGGCACAGTCCGCTCGTTGGTCTGCTCCTGGGCAGCGTGAGCAGCACCGTCGCGCAGCGGGCGCGCTGTCCGGTCTTGATTGTTCACTAG
- a CDS encoding glycosyltransferase, with product MRRTITLLVSGTLGDVRPLVALGVGLRNAGYVVRVATHAHYAPLAQAHGLLWRCVEGNPSDLLRSDDAALTLDRGALRGAAATLRYICRAQAVYARMIDSATEACRESDALIVSLASCWGQLIATALELPCIWAPLQPITSTARFSSPLLPIHHRLARLSYSIVELTTWLPWRTVLRRWQLRAPGPRHAPLDPFAQARQSRAPFIYGFSPNVVPTPDDWSPHHTVAGYWFLDDPNERLSSEIADFLTNGDPPVAIGFGSMSGRRPHDDAVLAITALTLAQRRGILIGAPEAVRLVTGRRDILVVPYVPHHLLFPHVAVAVHHGGAGATAASLRAGVPTVTIPVGIDQFFWGRRVAALGAGPPPLPRRRATPDRLASALVAATDDAIRVRAAALGRLIRAEQGVTRAVETISACLGW from the coding sequence ATGCGCCGGACGATCACGCTCCTGGTGAGCGGGACGCTGGGCGATGTCCGACCGCTGGTTGCGCTCGGCGTCGGGTTGCGTAACGCCGGTTATGTCGTTCGAGTGGCGACTCACGCGCACTATGCGCCACTCGCTCAGGCGCACGGTCTGCTGTGGAGGTGCGTCGAAGGCAATCCCAGCGATCTGCTCCGCTCCGACGATGCGGCGCTGACTCTCGATCGGGGGGCGCTGCGCGGCGCTGCTGCGACGCTGCGGTACATTTGCCGGGCACAGGCAGTGTATGCGCGCATGATCGATTCGGCAACCGAAGCGTGCCGCGAAAGTGATGCGTTGATCGTGTCGCTGGCAAGTTGCTGGGGGCAACTGATCGCCACCGCACTCGAACTGCCGTGCATCTGGGCGCCGCTGCAACCGATCACGTCCACTGCACGCTTTTCGTCGCCACTGTTGCCCATACACCATCGTCTGGCGCGCCTGAGTTATTCCATCGTCGAACTGACCACGTGGCTCCCGTGGCGCACTGTGCTGCGCCGATGGCAATTGCGCGCGCCCGGTCCGCGCCACGCGCCGCTCGACCCCTTCGCGCAGGCGCGGCAGTCGCGCGCACCGTTCATCTACGGCTTCAGTCCCAACGTTGTGCCGACGCCCGATGACTGGTCACCGCACCATACCGTTGCCGGCTACTGGTTTCTCGACGATCCCAACGAACGCCTGTCGTCTGAAATTGCCGACTTCCTGACGAATGGCGATCCGCCAGTTGCTATCGGTTTTGGCAGCATGAGCGGGCGGCGACCGCATGACGACGCTGTTCTGGCGATAACGGCGCTGACCCTGGCACAACGGCGTGGCATTCTGATTGGCGCACCAGAAGCAGTGCGCCTGGTAACCGGTCGCCGCGACATCCTGGTTGTGCCGTATGTGCCGCACCATCTGCTCTTCCCGCACGTCGCCGTCGCCGTCCACCACGGCGGCGCTGGCGCGACCGCCGCCAGTTTGCGCGCCGGTGTCCCAACCGTAACGATACCGGTCGGCATCGACCAGTTTTTCTGGGGGAGGCGTGTCGCCGCACTGGGAGCAGGACCGCCACCGCTGCCACGTCGCCGCGCAACGCCAGACCGCCTGGCATCAGCGCTTGTCGCCGCAACAGACGACGCGATCCGGGTGCGCGCCGCCGCGCTTGGGCGCCTGATCCGCGCCGAACAGGGCGTGACGCGCGCCGTTGAAACGATCAGCGCCTGTCTGGGGTGGTAG
- a CDS encoding phosphoribosyltransferase family protein encodes MKPPVIEPVYGAPLIGCDDRYEDRAMAGRRLASTLKRFRGAHAIVLAIPPGGVAVGGELARSLRLGVDVIVTREFRVRAHPAIAAGAISESGGLCLNGAILRLPGVTPTIVWDVIRAEQSNLPDLIQLYRQGRPLPLDIRRPIILVDDGLNSGLAQLAALQALRRYHPVACILATPRADPSILSIVRPWVDDAVTLDLHPSGAAQAVDGWQTPLSDDDAAVLLQRYQIHTSLQGINA; translated from the coding sequence ATGAAACCTCCCGTGATCGAGCCAGTCTACGGAGCGCCGCTGATAGGATGCGATGATCGCTACGAAGATCGCGCAATGGCAGGTCGAAGACTCGCATCGACGCTGAAGCGGTTCCGTGGCGCGCATGCAATCGTGCTGGCCATTCCGCCGGGAGGAGTGGCGGTTGGGGGGGAACTGGCGCGATCGCTCCGTCTTGGGGTGGATGTCATTGTCACCCGCGAGTTTCGGGTGCGCGCCCATCCTGCGATTGCCGCCGGTGCGATCAGCGAGTCGGGCGGGTTGTGTCTGAACGGCGCCATCCTGCGTCTACCCGGCGTAACGCCGACCATCGTCTGGGATGTTATCAGAGCCGAGCAGTCGAACCTCCCTGACCTGATCCAGCTCTATCGCCAGGGACGTCCCCTGCCGCTCGACATCCGGCGACCAATTATCCTGGTTGATGATGGTTTGAACAGCGGGCTGGCGCAATTAGCCGCGCTTCAGGCATTGCGACGCTACCATCCGGTTGCGTGCATTCTCGCAACACCACGCGCCGATCCATCCATTCTCAGCATTGTCAGGCCCTGGGTCGATGATGCCGTCACGCTCGATCTGCATCCCTCCGGCGCGGCGCAAGCCGTCGATGGCTGGCAAACGCCGCTGAGCGACGATGATGCCGCTGTGCTCCTGCAACGGTACCAGATCCACACATCCCTTCAAGGGATCAATGCCTGA
- a CDS encoding universal stress protein, with protein MCRSILVPLDGSAFSEHALPLALSVARRSGAQLYLAHVLSGRGGLSNGTDRATAASRTVYLERLAQQIENQSVRAPITSILTGPVADTLLDYARSIRCDLIVLTTHGRGALSRLWLGSVADVIVRRSPAPVMLVRPHQPTSNAKVERPLRRVLVPLDGSPLAEAIIEHVVHIGRIMDFEYTLLRVVDPAALGLSPRDEESADAAMLQPLRDRAQMYLDRQVEEFRAQGLRAEAVVTVGEPASSILAYARAHGSDMIAMATHGRGGVSLVLLGSIADKVLRGSSLPMLLYSPGAKFRH; from the coding sequence ATGTGCCGATCGATCCTTGTGCCGCTCGACGGTTCGGCGTTCAGTGAGCATGCGCTGCCACTTGCGCTCTCCGTCGCGCGGCGATCGGGCGCGCAACTCTATCTTGCCCACGTACTATCCGGGCGTGGCGGTCTGAGCAATGGGACGGATCGCGCCACAGCAGCAAGTCGAACGGTGTATCTCGAACGTCTGGCGCAGCAGATCGAGAATCAATCGGTACGCGCGCCGATTACGTCGATCCTTACTGGACCCGTCGCCGATACGCTGCTGGATTACGCCCGCTCAATCCGGTGCGACCTGATCGTTCTGACAACCCATGGTCGGGGGGCGCTGTCGCGTCTCTGGCTTGGGAGCGTTGCCGATGTCATTGTGCGACGTTCACCGGCGCCGGTGATGCTTGTGCGCCCCCATCAACCGACATCCAACGCGAAGGTCGAGCGTCCCCTGCGGCGGGTGCTGGTTCCTCTCGACGGTTCGCCGCTGGCCGAAGCGATTATTGAGCATGTCGTCCATATTGGGCGCATTATGGATTTCGAGTACACGCTGCTGCGTGTCGTCGATCCTGCGGCGCTGGGGCTTTCGCCGCGCGATGAGGAAAGCGCCGACGCAGCAATGCTTCAACCACTCAGAGATCGAGCGCAAATGTATCTAGATCGACAGGTGGAGGAATTTCGTGCGCAGGGGTTGCGGGCTGAAGCCGTGGTGACGGTTGGAGAACCGGCTTCGAGCATTCTTGCCTATGCGCGGGCGCATGGGAGTGACATGATTGCGATGGCCACCCACGGACGCGGCGGGGTTTCACTGGTGCTGCTCGGCAGCATTGCAGATAAAGTGCTGCGGGGATCGTCGTTGCCGATGTTGCTGTACAGCCCGGGGGCGAAGTTCAGGCATTGA
- a CDS encoding acetyl-CoA hydrolase/transferase family protein: MPRTLTTGTREMTAEEAVELIESNHRVYIGGGCGVPLPLLQALVARASELRNVEIIHMLTAGEDPTTAPDLAASFRHNALFIGHNTRRAVNEGRADFTPIFLSEIPKLFRKGILPLDVAMIQVSPPDRHGFCSLGVEVGCTLPAARTARIVIAEVNARMPRTLGDSFIHVSRLTAMVESDRPLLELPQGETNGVAQAIGRHIAELIPDGATLQLGIGAIPDAVLSNLRGKRHLGIHTELFSDGVIDLVESGVIDGELKTIHQGKVVAGFILGSQRCFDWAHNNAMVEMHPTDYVNDPFVIAQHKNMVAVNSALQVDLTGQVCADSIGTRLYSGVGGQLDFIRGASRSEGGIPIIAISSTARDGTISRIVPTLDPGAGVVTTRYDVHFVVTEYGVADLYGRTLAQRARALINVAHPAFRDQLTEAAKKLHYI, from the coding sequence ATGCCACGCACGCTGACGACAGGAACACGTGAAATGACCGCCGAAGAGGCAGTGGAGTTGATAGAATCGAACCATCGCGTCTACATTGGCGGGGGATGCGGCGTCCCTCTGCCGCTGCTCCAGGCGCTCGTTGCGCGCGCTTCCGAGTTGCGCAATGTCGAGATCATTCACATGCTGACAGCGGGGGAGGACCCGACGACGGCGCCGGATCTGGCGGCGTCATTTCGCCATAATGCGCTCTTCATCGGGCACAACACCCGGCGCGCTGTGAACGAAGGGCGCGCCGATTTTACGCCGATATTCCTGAGCGAGATCCCGAAGTTGTTTCGGAAAGGCATTCTGCCGCTCGATGTCGCCATGATCCAGGTATCGCCGCCTGATCGCCACGGTTTTTGCTCGCTGGGAGTGGAGGTGGGATGCACCCTGCCGGCGGCGCGAACGGCACGGATCGTGATTGCAGAAGTCAATGCCCGTATGCCGCGCACCCTTGGCGATAGTTTCATTCACGTCTCGCGTCTGACGGCGATGGTCGAGAGCGATCGCCCGCTGCTGGAACTGCCGCAGGGTGAGACGAACGGCGTTGCGCAGGCGATTGGTCGCCATATTGCGGAACTGATCCCGGATGGCGCAACGCTGCAACTTGGCATCGGCGCCATTCCAGACGCCGTGCTTTCGAACCTGCGCGGCAAACGGCACCTGGGCATTCACACCGAACTGTTCTCTGACGGAGTGATCGACCTGGTCGAATCTGGAGTCATCGATGGTGAACTGAAAACCATTCACCAGGGAAAGGTGGTCGCTGGCTTCATCCTCGGCAGTCAACGCTGTTTCGACTGGGCGCACAACAACGCAATGGTGGAAATGCACCCGACGGACTATGTGAACGATCCATTCGTCATTGCGCAGCACAAGAACATGGTTGCCGTGAATTCGGCGTTGCAGGTCGATCTGACCGGTCAGGTCTGCGCTGACAGCATCGGGACGCGCCTGTACAGCGGGGTTGGCGGGCAACTCGACTTTATTCGCGGCGCGTCACGCTCGGAAGGTGGCATCCCGATCATTGCCATTTCATCAACGGCGCGTGATGGCACGATTTCGCGCATTGTGCCGACGCTCGATCCTGGCGCTGGCGTGGTCACCACGCGCTATGATGTGCACTTTGTGGTGACCGAGTATGGTGTGGCGGACCTGTACGGGCGCACCCTGGCGCAACGCGCACGCGCGCTGATCAATGTTGCCCATCCTGCATTTCGTGATCAATTGACCGAAGCAGCGAAGAAACTGCACTATATCTGA
- a CDS encoding oxidative damage protection protein, protein MSAPRMVKCVKLGRELPGLPRPPYPGELGKRIYENVSQQAWNMWMDQALLIINHYGLSMVDPRATELMMQQAEIFFFGEGEAKPEGWTPEPTNEE, encoded by the coding sequence ATGAGCGCACCACGAATGGTCAAATGCGTCAAACTCGGGCGTGAACTGCCAGGTTTGCCCCGCCCTCCCTATCCCGGTGAGCTGGGAAAGCGCATTTACGAAAATGTGTCGCAACAGGCATGGAATATGTGGATGGATCAGGCATTGTTGATTATCAACCACTATGGGTTGAGCATGGTCGATCCCCGTGCAACTGAGTTGATGATGCAGCAGGCGGAAATCTTCTTCTTTGGCGAAGGCGAAGCGAAACCCGAAGGCTGGACGCCTGAACCGACGAATGAGGAATAA
- a CDS encoding alanine dehydrogenase, producing the protein MDIAIPRSHAPDEHRVALTPAGVHSLIVAGHTVFVESGAGDSAGFTDASYSAVGAHIAYGPEEIYARGDLLLTVDGVPDHALPMVRSGQIVCGFLHLSVMPRRIIDSLAAAGASTLSYEAIRRDDGIAPVLLPMSEICGRLMPQLAAHLLETPSGGRGTLLAPVPGVPSAEVVILGAGRVGGNAAYGFSSWGVQTTVLDQDMERLRAVEQICRGHVTTRLATESALAHVLPFADVVVGAVKTPYGRAPKLVSAAMVATMKPRSVIIDVAIDEGGCIETSRPTTHSNPTYLASGVLHYAVPNIPSAVARTASHALNNALLPFVLRIAAQGLEQAAEQERSIARGIGLYHGQPYTTRIEQALEHS; encoded by the coding sequence ATGGATATTGCTATTCCACGGTCCCACGCACCCGACGAACACCGGGTCGCGCTGACGCCGGCTGGCGTTCACTCGCTGATCGTCGCCGGGCACACTGTGTTTGTCGAAAGCGGCGCTGGCGATAGCGCAGGATTCACCGACGCATCGTACAGTGCAGTTGGAGCGCATATCGCCTACGGTCCCGAAGAGATCTATGCGCGCGGCGATCTGTTGTTGACCGTTGATGGCGTGCCTGATCATGCCCTGCCGATGGTGCGTTCCGGGCAGATCGTGTGCGGTTTCCTGCATCTATCGGTCATGCCGCGCCGGATTATCGACAGTCTGGCGGCGGCTGGCGCTTCAACGCTGAGTTACGAGGCGATCCGGCGCGACGATGGCATTGCACCGGTACTCCTGCCGATGAGCGAGATATGCGGGCGCCTGATGCCGCAACTGGCGGCGCATCTGCTGGAAACGCCGAGCGGCGGGCGCGGCACGCTGCTGGCGCCGGTCCCCGGCGTGCCGTCAGCGGAGGTGGTCATTCTGGGCGCCGGTCGGGTTGGCGGTAATGCCGCATACGGTTTCAGTTCGTGGGGTGTGCAGACGACAGTGCTCGACCAGGATATGGAACGGCTGCGCGCGGTCGAGCAGATCTGTCGCGGGCACGTCACGACGCGGCTGGCGACCGAGAGCGCGCTGGCGCATGTGTTGCCTTTTGCCGATGTGGTTGTTGGAGCCGTGAAGACGCCGTATGGTCGTGCGCCAAAACTGGTGAGCGCCGCGATGGTGGCGACGATGAAGCCACGCAGCGTCATTATCGACGTGGCGATTGATGAAGGTGGATGTATCGAGACCAGCCGCCCAACCACGCATAGCAACCCCACCTATCTGGCGTCGGGAGTTTTGCACTATGCCGTGCCGAACATTCCGAGCGCCGTGGCGCGCACCGCATCACACGCTCTGAATAATGCGTTGCTGCCCTTCGTGCTGCGCATTGCAGCGCAGGGGCTGGAACAGGCGGCAGAGCAGGAGCGTTCAATCGCGCGCGGTATCGGTCTTTACCACGGGCAGCCGTATACCACGCGCATCGAGCAGGCGCTTGAGCATTCGTAA
- a CDS encoding universal stress protein — protein sequence MHTIVVPLDGSELAAQVMPYVRTLAPLLDAHVHLLRIVPETPAGGSESWAQVLIAVYGVPESEAVRRADHDAVMEELHQQAQAYLDAQAQTLRSAGIEVTSEVRTGSPAETIVEVAAAHMPGALIAMATHGYSGLRRWALGSVADKVIHATDAPVLLVRGQAQPVVQPPRRILTPLDGSGLSRQALPLASKIARAAHAELILLRAVVPMIEAYIGAPVLGRPLVENSETLNALHEYALDELKAEAASLRAEAPRVLTRAIIGYPAEVIIDEAREMDVDLIVMATHGYSGLRRWALGSVADKVLHATTTPLILVRASE from the coding sequence ATGCATACCATAGTTGTACCACTCGATGGTTCCGAACTGGCTGCTCAGGTGATGCCATATGTACGCACGCTGGCGCCGCTTCTGGACGCGCACGTTCATCTGTTGCGCATCGTTCCGGAGACTCCCGCTGGCGGCAGCGAGTCGTGGGCGCAGGTGTTGATCGCGGTGTATGGCGTTCCGGAGAGCGAAGCGGTGCGTCGTGCTGATCACGACGCAGTGATGGAGGAACTGCACCAGCAGGCGCAGGCATATCTCGATGCTCAGGCGCAGACGCTGCGCAGCGCTGGGATTGAGGTCACCAGCGAAGTACGTACCGGTTCACCGGCGGAAACGATCGTCGAAGTTGCAGCCGCGCACATGCCCGGCGCACTGATTGCGATGGCAACCCACGGGTACAGCGGTTTGCGCCGCTGGGCGCTCGGCAGTGTCGCCGATAAAGTTATTCACGCCACCGATGCGCCGGTGCTCCTGGTGCGCGGTCAGGCGCAGCCAGTTGTGCAACCGCCGCGCCGCATTCTCACACCGCTCGACGGCTCCGGGCTGTCGCGGCAGGCGCTGCCGCTCGCAAGCAAAATTGCACGTGCCGCGCACGCCGAACTTATCCTGCTTCGCGCCGTTGTGCCCATGATCGAGGCGTATATCGGCGCGCCGGTGCTGGGGCGTCCACTTGTCGAGAACAGTGAAACCCTGAACGCCCTCCACGAGTACGCTCTGGATGAGTTGAAAGCCGAAGCGGCATCCCTGCGCGCCGAGGCGCCGCGCGTTCTCACCCGCGCCATTATCGGCTATCCTGCTGAAGTTATTATTGATGAAGCGCGTGAGATGGACGTTGACCTGATTGTGATGGCAACGCACGGGTACAGCGGGCTGCGCCGCTGGGCGCTCGGCAGCGTGGCGGATAAAGTGCTGCACGCGACGACCACGCCGCTCATTCTGGTGCGTGCAAGCGAGTAG
- a CDS encoding ATP-grasp domain-containing protein, which produces MNVVFLSPHFPPNWRLFCVRLRNLGANVLGIADEPYELLHPDLRAALTEYYRVSDLHNYDEVLRALGYFTHRYGKIQRIDSLNEYWLETEAHLRTDFNIEGPKIADLPRMKRKSEMKRLFTRAQVDVARGILVDSPARARAFVASVGYPVVAKPDIGVGANHTFKIVNDAELEAFLMSKPEGYLLEEYVHGVIQTFDGLTDRYGEPVFFTSMQYSDGVMEIVINDDDIFYLTERHIPPDLEQAGRRILALFDVRERFFHFEFFRTPEGRLVALEVNLRPPGGLSIDMFNYASNIDLYDAWAHVALHQPWQAPPERPYHVCYAGRKPLRPYALTHAEIMARFGDRIVHHQPMPDLFHRAMGAYAYLIRSPDRQEVLAIARQIQRLNV; this is translated from the coding sequence ATGAACGTTGTCTTTCTCTCGCCGCACTTTCCGCCAAACTGGCGTCTGTTCTGCGTCCGCCTGCGCAACCTGGGAGCGAATGTACTCGGCATTGCCGACGAGCCATACGAACTGTTGCACCCCGATCTGCGCGCAGCCCTGACCGAGTATTACCGCGTATCGGATCTGCACAACTACGATGAAGTGCTGCGCGCCCTCGGCTATTTTACCCACCGCTACGGCAAAATCCAGCGCATCGACTCGCTCAACGAATACTGGCTGGAAACCGAGGCGCACCTGCGCACCGATTTCAATATCGAAGGACCGAAGATCGCCGATCTACCGCGTATGAAGCGTAAATCGGAGATGAAACGCCTCTTTACCCGCGCCCAGGTGGATGTCGCGCGCGGGATTCTGGTCGACTCGCCAGCCCGTGCGCGCGCCTTCGTCGCCTCGGTGGGGTATCCGGTCGTTGCCAAACCGGACATCGGCGTTGGGGCGAACCATACCTTCAAAATCGTCAACGACGCCGAACTCGAGGCGTTTCTGATGAGCAAGCCGGAGGGGTATCTGCTCGAAGAGTATGTCCACGGCGTCATTCAGACATTCGACGGACTGACGGATCGGTATGGCGAACCGGTCTTCTTCACGTCGATGCAGTATAGCGACGGTGTGATGGAGATCGTCATCAACGATGATGACATTTTCTACCTCACCGAACGGCACATCCCTCCCGATCTCGAGCAGGCTGGTCGGCGCATCCTGGCGCTCTTCGACGTGCGCGAACGTTTCTTTCACTTTGAGTTCTTCCGCACTCCCGAAGGGCGACTGGTGGCGCTCGAGGTCAACCTGCGACCGCCGGGTGGTCTGAGCATCGATATGTTCAACTATGCCAGCAACATTGACCTCTACGACGCCTGGGCGCACGTGGCGCTCCATCAACCCTGGCAGGCGCCGCCGGAGCGCCCATACCACGTGTGCTACGCCGGACGCAAACCCCTGCGACCGTATGCGCTCACGCACGCCGAGATCATGGCGCGGTTCGGTGATCGCATCGTCCATCATCAACCGATGCCCGACCTCTTTCATCGAGCAATGGGCGCGTATGCATACCTCATCCGATCACCCGACCGTCAGGAAGTGCTTGCCATTGCCCGGCAGATTCAGCGACTGAACGTCTGA